TTATACAGAGTCACGACTAGGTCAGTCTAGGGCATGCCGTACTTACTAGGGCAGACTGGCATGCCGTATGCGACCATGTGAGGCTATGCATTCTTTTGGTTGACATGGCTCAAATATAGTGTCTAGCCTCACTGGCCTCCAAGCACACAATGCTCATTCCAACAAACTTGAGAAATTAACTTTGATCAGGTTAAAAGCTTTAAAAGCTTCAAAAGCTCCAATAGAATTGGAAACCACAATAATGCAACAAGACAACTGGTGCTATTAGTTTGACTTGCAGAGAAAAGATTGCATAGCTTTGGtcctaataataataaaccaGAGGACTACCTGGAACAGGTAACAGTGCTAACAACATGAATTGCCAGACGGAACTAAAACAAAACAGTGGAGACAACAGCTCGGTTCCAAATTTTCCAATGGTGGTAGATGACAACACTACAATTTATTACAAATCCAAGCTCACAACATGGATACACCATGCATACTTACTAGACAGAGTATGTAAAAGCTAGTTACAAGTCACCCATATGGACAAAAGCACCAACCTACGAACAATACCGGGTATGGCTTGTACGGTTTTACTTTCAAGGCAGTAGCAAATAAATTAGCCATAGCATCGGATTGGATCATTGCATCCTTTCTCAGTAGATTGCTTAAAACCAAAACGGCCCCCTTTAGCAAGGTACTGCTGATGATACTCCTCTGCTCGGTAGAACTTCTTGGCCGGAAGAATTTCTGTAACAATCTTTCGGTTCATTTTCTTCTGGTGTTGTTCCAAGGATTCTTGTGCTACCTTCTCTTGCTCAGGTGTATAGAAGTATATTCCAGATCTGTACTGTGTTCCCACATCATTCCCCTGCCCATTACATATGGAAAAACCCTCATGGTTACTTCAGCCATAAGACAAATGTACTCTTTGGATCACACTCTAgttaagaaaatcaaatatcaCATACTTCGAATTTCTATGAGAATAATCAGGACaaatctataaatataaaatcaatGTCTAGGTGTAGCTTATGGATATGAGAAAATAGAGCCAACAAAAGACAAACCATTAAGAGAAAgagggatttagggtttatgaaATCATAAGCAAGGCTACTGTTACAGTAATCATatctctaaaaaaaataaagtccgGTCAATCCCAATGCTCTGCTATCATAAAACTGAGATCTCGTTGACAATGCTGCTACATGCAACTCATTGAATTCTAACAACATAAGAACAGTTAAATTTGATGAGTAAAGTAGGACTAACTGCTTCAGTACAAGAAGTTGTGCGGTCAATTACAATCTCCTTTTCTCACACACTGACACAGTTATCTACagggcaaaacaagaaaagcccaaaaattatcaatcaaagttttgtccctaattcatcaataaaacacacaaaacataTCAACCACCAAACTACTAAAATCAAATCTTGATCCTATCACACAAGCAATTGAACATATTTCCACAATAACCAACCAAACCCCAACAAAACAacccaaataaatttttattttatttttttccagagAAAAAATTCAGAACAACTCACCTGGCGATTGAGCGTGGTGGGGTCATGCCTGGACCAGAAGAGATCAAGCAGAGTCTCAAAGTTACACTCTTTAGGATCGTATTGCACTCTCACGACCTCAGAGTGGTTGGTGGTGCCCGTACACACGTCCTCGTAAGTCGGGTTGTGCAAGAACCCTTGGGTGTACCCAACCTCTGTCTTGGTCACGCCAGGTATTCGCTGAAAGGCCAACTCGACACCCCAGAAGCACCCGGCTCCAAACTGGGCGAACTGCTGACCTGGCGCCGGAACGTCGTCGTCTGGGCCCAGAGGGATGGAGGAAGAATCGGAGGTGGGGTCGGAGGTCTTTGGGCCGAAGCCGAGCTTGTTGAGGAGGTTCATTTGGGGCTTGTTGAAAGAGATGGGTCTGTGGGTTTGTGGGAAGGGGGAGGTGAGTTTGTTTTGGagtttagagagagaaaggaagggcttagagagagagagtttaggGGTGGTTATGGCGGTGGAGATGAGTGGTGAAGTGGTGGAGATGGTGGCTAAGGTTTTGAGCATTTTCGGGTGTGACGTGTTGGTTTTATTTCGGGCTAAAGTGAGAGTTTCGTCTTGGGAGGTAGTTAttcacaattatttttttaatcgaaaatgaaaattatacagaatattttgctttcttttctggCCTATGGAAATTAAAACGATGGTCTTCTTCTCCAAGATTTTCTTCaacttatttgttttgtttctgttcAGGAATTGTGTGGCGCCTTCTGGCAACTTGGCGGGTACCTACCCACACACATGAGGTGGGACCGCGGGAGGATAAGAATGGAAAATACAGGTTGTTTAAGAAAAAGCAACAAGTTTCCTCTTTTAAACAATGTTGGGAGACCATTACTTTCACAATCACAATGtcatcaagaaaaaaagaccaaATAATATTAAGGTCTTCCAAAGCATTGTTCAgggtttctgtttcttttacaactcttttttggttttctttctttacaaGTTGAAGAGTAGAAGAAAGTCAAAGCTTTGGTTTGATGTAAGCAATGTCGGTTTAACCAAAATGACATGCTGTTGGTAGTGGTTAATGTAGCTACAACTACAGATTAGATGATAATAAAATCAATTATAGTTGTATTTGACCCGTTTCTTTGTGTAGAAAACGAAAGTTTACATCTATTCTTTATCAAAGATTCTTTCTTTCCTGATCTAATACAATCATATACTAAATTAGCACACCAAAACTAAGGAGATTtggaaatttttgttatttcaaaAACTGCAGCTGCTATATATATTCATACAAGGACTCACATTTTAACATCCGTATATAGCATGGAAGCTATAAGACCTAAGATAGCCAAAAGAAAGACATTAGGTCCACAGTTGATGAATGCACTTGAAGTAGGAACGTTGCTCTTAGAAGTAGGTTGTGGAAGATGATCCCCTTGGCCGGAACCAGTTGCTGCCTGTGGTGCGCCAGCCGGCGCATAAGCTTGGTTGTTTTCTACTTCTGCATGGAGCTTCATCCCTCCCAAGCAGTATAGCTTGTTACCACTCACAAAATACCAGTCACCAGCATGTGTCAATGTGACCGTTGTGTTTCCCCCTGTATATGATTTCACAACATTGGTTGTGTTGCAACTCTCAAAGCTTTCTTTGCTCACTTGACTAACACTATTAGATGATGAGTATTGGAACCCTGCAACCagaaataaacccaaaacaaaacaaaaattaaagacaACAAATTGCTTAATTCAAATTGAATGTATAGTATAACTTTAACTTACACAGAATATCGCCAACGTTAAATTTTTTGTCGTTGGACCATGTATTGAGGTCAGTGCTTATGTCCCAGCCAGAGGTGTCCCCCACTGTGTAAGTTGTAGCAGAGCATGTCAATGCAAATCCAAGGACAGCAAGACCAAAAACAAGAACTGGAAGCAGCCTTCCCATTTCAATGGAGAATGAGAATGTAATGTAAGATGAGATAAAACATAAGACGGGGATTTCATTTTATAGATTTATATGTTTGAGGATTTCCTATTATTAGATGACCTAACTTCAACTGTGTGAATGACTTGCATTTTTTATCAATTCAAAGTACATATATTGTTCCTCATAAGCAAGTTGGTGAGCAGTTAAACACCTCCAACTCCAAACTCTCTTTTTGCCGACTTTGCCAACaacatatatacttgtttgctTTGTACAAGAAATTAAGATGAGAAATTAGTTTGCTTGTGCAGACACTCAACACAAATCTTGCACCTTCCATATTGCAAATGTGATTTAAGTGTTTCTGTAGATTTTTcctcaaaatgaaaagaaaaaacaatcaaaacaatctttttttttttcttcccattGACTCTCATCATAATTATGGAATGATGCgccaatttttttggttccaaCAGTCCATGAATGTAGGGATTTATACATTAACTAGGGACCCTCAATAGTCTGATTTGCAACTAAAGCAGCACCAACATGAGAAATTGCTGGTTCCCATATTCCAGTGAATGTGCATacagaaggagaagaaagttATGATCCACAAGTTCAATTTCCCagggaaaaagaggaaaactgTCTTTTATTGGTTGCATCCCATCCCTGCACAAAGTGCAAACAAAAGCACAATGTTGtctcttttgaacaaagttgtACCAAAAATTAAGATTTGAACCATTTTCATTCTCTGCTTCAGTTTGAATTCTATAGTATCAAAATTTGAACCAAACGTCACCAATGCGCCCACTATTGATTTTGGCAAGGTTCTTATCCAAGAAATCAGAACAGCTTGTCGTCAATTGAGATTCTTTCAAGCAGGCTTAATCAACATAGGTctctataattttcttttcttttgtttagaTAGTAGTAATTATGCAAAaagtataattatatataagctGATGCTCTTCATGATCCACTCATAGCACAACCATGCATATAACTTGCAATGCCACCGTCTTTTCACGAGGAAGATGCATCTTTTCACCATAATCGGCGAATATATGACATTAATGCTTTGTTACGACGGGTTTTGATCTTTTGCTAGTACTTTTAGTAACGAGTTTAGTGTCTTTAGCAGCGAAACAAACCGTCGCTCGCTGTGTGGTGAAACAACTATTTGCGACGTCGAAGAAAACCACCGCTAAATGTCCGAAGAAAATTGTAATGTTAGCTCTCCCATGATACTCGGGGATATTGCCAGCTGAATAGTAGAAAAGCAACATAAAAACCGTCTTTTCAATATCTTTATATGCATGTACACATATTACATGAAAACAATTCACAAATTCTTGTCCAAAATATATTACTTTGATGCATGGAAATGCCCAATCAATTCAACAAACTAGATGggataagaaaaaaatttcagtgcAATTTTATCACTCCAACCATTCCGAAGGCGATCCTTTTTCACTACTAACTTGCTAGCAACTTCCTGCTTGTTCTCAGTCCCTTGAAATGGTCTCTCACATATACCGCAACCATGAAAGTAGGAGCTGAAGCTGTGGATTATAAAGTGTAATCCAGAAGATTGCTATCTTTGAACATCCCCtgtgcatcatcctccatccATATGCTACGAATTGCATCCAGGCATTAATTGACCTAAAGTTCACAACAAACATTATACATTGAAATTAGGAAATCCTTTTGCTATCACATTTAACTGTGAGCCAATGAGTAATACAACCATATACAAAGTTTACACATGAATGCGAGGCCCATATCAAATATACGAGATTGAAAGGCAAATTGCTATATAGAATTTACTTGCCCATCTTAGCGAAGATGTTGAAAGGCCAGGTTGAAATAACAATCAACGGAAACTTTACTGAGTATATTTTCAGACAATAGCCCTCAATTTTGTCCCCAAGACTCTGTTATGTGACAACATTGAACCAAAATGCTAGTCAAAGGGTCATTGATAAAACAGCAATAGGATTGTAAAAACCCCTAAACGATACGAAAGATAAATGATGTTTGTGCCTGTGCACAACTGCTCGCTCGTAGAGCCTTGTTCAGGTAACAGTAAGTACACTAGCAGCACATTATACAGCAAAAGCTTTTTGTCCCACACTGACAACTGAAAGTTACTTGAAACTAATGATAATAAAATTAACCACAAAACAGAACTGATACCTCAAGGTTGATCAGGGGACCTGACATCTTGTTTTGATCCCATTGAGGGGAGTGGGGAGATATGCACTAAATGATACTTGAAGTTGCATAAGAATTTTTTCTTCCCCTACTCAGTCAAATATTCAAGCCCTCATCATAACCTGCATAGTGATCAtaattttgaagaaataagAACCATAGATTATTAAGGAAAGAGCAACAGAGTAATGACAACTAAATCATTTAGAGGCCAAAATCCTAACTGCCTATGATTCATCAATGATCAAAAGACGGTATGTCTGAAGTTTCCTTGTTgggacaaaataaaacaataagcTAGTGTGGTGAATGCATGTTAAGAGTCGCAATCCTATTTGAATCAAGTTTAGTTATTTGGAGCTGCAATCCTATTTTCCCAGTGGTACAAAGCAAATGATGTAAAAGAGTGAGACATACAAACTATCACTATTCTATATACCATTAGACCAGCAAAAGCTACATCCATTGCAGTGATGACCACTATCTGCCTAATGAATGAGAAAGAAATCCACAATTATGCAATAATATGATCATAAGTCATATGAGTGCATATGCCTGCCTTTCGGTCAGGGTTGAGTAGTACTAGTAACCTCAAAGTAAgcccttttttcctttgttttttttgggtaacaaatatggattttatttatgaCAAAAGAGTTAGAAAGGGGATGAACGAGATGTCCTCTAAAATCCTGTGAACATCCTCAACCCCAAACACTAAGTACAATAAAATCCAACTAGGGATTGgaacaataaaaaatcaagCTAACTATGTGGAAGGCACATCATTGACCCAAAGAGGTCAACGGTCTTCATGACTCTTAATTACCTGATCCCAATCATAATGTAAAATAGAGAGAAGAGGGAAGCAGGAGGAGGGAATACCGTATATTTGATACCAGGCTTCAAAACTAAGCTATGGAAAGACTTtaccaagaaaataaaatgccaTATCCAATGCTTGAAAACTTACTTTCCTACATTGAATTTCTATGAAGTTAAATGACATCCACATGATTACATACCAAAAAAGTGAGCTTTAACCATTAG
Above is a window of Prunus persica cultivar Lovell chromosome G2, Prunus_persica_NCBIv2, whole genome shotgun sequence DNA encoding:
- the LOC18785390 gene encoding mavicyanin — translated: MGRLLPVLVFGLAVLGFALTCSATTYTVGDTSGWDISTDLNTWSNDKKFNVGDILWFQYSSSNSVSQVSKESFESCNTTNVVKSYTGGNTTVTLTHAGDWYFVSGNKLYCLGGMKLHAEVENNQAYAPAGAPQAATGSGQGDHLPQPTSKSNVPTSSAFINCGPNVFLLAILGLIASMLYTDVKM
- the LOC18785009 gene encoding peptide methionine sulfoxide reductase A1, producing MLKTLATISTTSPLISTAITTPKLSLSKPFLSLSKLQNKLTSPFPQTHRPISFNKPQMNLLNKLGFGPKTSDPTSDSSSIPLGPDDDVPAPGQQFAQFGAGCFWGVELAFQRIPGVTKTEVGYTQGFLHNPTYEDVCTGTTNHSEVVRVQYDPKECNFETLLDLFWSRHDPTTLNRQGNDVGTQYRSGIYFYTPEQEKVAQESLEQHQKKMNRKIVTEILPAKKFYRAEEYHQQYLAKGGRFGFKQSTEKGCNDPIRCYG